TGGCTCTCATTGAAAGCTTAATGCGTCACCCTTATTGTTTTATCGACTATATGATATATGGACCTTTGCCGTGTTTCGTGCTAGGGAAAAATACCATTTGCATAcatattttggattggagataacTGGTTAACACACGCATCCTGACTTGTAACTGAttacttctccccccccccccccccagtctcaaGGTCATGCTGTCAACCCCTCCCCCTAACGGGACGCTGGACCTTTCGGGCATCCCCCTGACAGTGCGTGATATGGAGCGCCTGTGTGCCTACCTGCAGCGCCACGCGCCCATCATCTGCAGCCTGGAGCTGGGCTTCACCGAGCTCACCGACGacgccttcctcctcctcctgcccacGCTGGCCGCCCTGCCCCGCCTGGAGACCCTGGCCCTCAACGGCAACCGGCTGACCCGTGCCGTCCTCAAGGAGCTGACGGACAGCCTGAAGGACCCGGCCAGCTTCCCCAGTGTCACGTGGATCGACCTGGGCAACAACGTGGACATCTTCTCCCTGCCCCAGCCTTTCCTGGTGAGTCTGAGGAAGCGCTGCCCCAAGCAGGGCAACCTGCCCACCATCCTGGAGTTTGGTGAGAGCCAGGCCAGCGAGCCCgaggggagggtgggggatgATGACGATGACAGGGATGACACCAACAGGACAGTGAGCATGGATGAACTGAGgtcggaggtggagggagagacggagattGAGGAGATGATGGAAGAGTTGTTGGACTTTGACCTGGAGGTGCAGGGGAAGGAGAACGAGATAGAGGACAGCATGTGGACaatggaggagcagaggagggagggaaagaggaaggaggagacacagggacagggaATTAGGAAGATGGTGGAGAGGGCGGAGCTCGAGGAGGaagacacacagagtgagtcctcCCACTTGTCGTGCTCTAGCCAATCGCAGCATTCCTCAGGAGCGGTTGAGCTGAtgaaggaggatggagaggaggggactgATCACTTAGACCAGCTGACCTGAGCAAGAACCCCGGTCCACTCTGCTTGGAACTTCCCCTCCCACGTTTTGTCTAGAAGGAGAAGAGAGCAGTACCAGCAAACAGTGAACGTTGCTATAACGTTAGATAACGTCATTGGAACGCATTGGTAACCGGAACTTGTTTTCTGGGTTGGACATCTGGGGGAGGGACTCTGTCATCTCAACCTACTGGAATGGATCCGGAATAACCAACTGATCTGGGTGGACTGTTCGTCTACGGATGTACAGTTTAGGGAGATGACAATCCAGGTTGAAAGAGGAGGAGGTTTGTGATAACTCTTATTGTTGTTTCAT
This genomic interval from Oncorhynchus clarkii lewisi isolate Uvic-CL-2024 chromosome 27, UVic_Ocla_1.0, whole genome shotgun sequence contains the following:
- the LOC139386002 gene encoding leucine-rich repeat-containing protein 75A-like, with amino-acid sequence MGTKQTKGAGCQEAGPSPQHGWKRTPTKERGDIFTSFMLRSGDRLSRGGSPPPYQRRISMIQEMMLMAKQGKQDKATEMLQTLRQDLGMESTSLDDVLYRYASFRNLVDPITHDLVISLARYIQCPPKTGPGEDSLGAMEKVCRQLTYHLSPHSQWRRQGILKRKPLACLKVMLSTPPPNGTLDLSGIPLTVRDMERLCAYLQRHAPIICSLELGFTELTDDAFLLLLPTLAALPRLETLALNGNRLTRAVLKELTDSLKDPASFPSVTWIDLGNNVDIFSLPQPFLVSLRKRCPKQGNLPTILEFGESQASEPEGRVGDDDDDRDDTNRTVSMDELRSEVEGETEIEEMMEELLDFDLEVQGKENEIEDSMWTMEEQRREGKRKEETQGQGIRKMVERAELEEEDTQSESSHLSCSSQSQHSSGAVELMKEDGEEGTDHLDQLT